One Vicia villosa cultivar HV-30 ecotype Madison, WI linkage group LG5, Vvil1.0, whole genome shotgun sequence genomic window, taaatttaattgaatattaatgCGTCATAAATTACTGTGAGCACGCATTTCTATTAATAACCGTGAAACTATTGTCCAAGATGGTGTTAGAAAATGAAAACACTCATCatcactttttttaatttaaatatgacAGAattcttataaattttaaattttatcattAGAGAAAGAAAGATCTGCAAAAAATGGAATATATTATCGAATTAAAAGTAAAACACCAAGGAGCACTAGAACATTACACTACATAATCTTTTAAATAATATGAAGCAGCCGTAACAATAagatccattttcatttcattcatcatatcccacaaattttaatttcttgCTTCATTCTCATCTGGCCCTCATTCACTTGTTGAGTATCTTGAATTCCAATACTTTTCTATTTCTTCCGTTGTTCTTCCCGGAATTCTTCCAGCAATCAATGACcacctataaaaaaaaaaaccatattaTTCCATCACCTTCGTAGTAATCATGTTTTGAAATTACAATAATCAAAAcagtattaaatttttttagagaCTCTGTGTTACTTACATACGATTCAACCGTATCAAAACAATTATGAATACTATTAGTCGGAGTTTAACCATAACAAATCTATTATAAATTCAATTTAATCATGAAAAAAATTAAGACTATGCTGTAACATATTTTTACATGCTCTCAAAAGCGACTCTAGATTACAAGTATTTTTGTTTTTCGATGTTGACTCTCGAACAAATTTTAGGAAAAAAAGTAgtaataaaaacaaatttgagTGATACTAACCTCTCCCCAACCAGATTATAAACCATAGTGATAAGCATTTCCtcattttcagaaaattcaacaTTTGAACCTGTGCTAGATTGCTGATCTGCAAAATTCACAAGTGATCCATCATTTATATATATGAAATCAATAATCATAAATCATGATATATCAACTTAtagctacaaaaaaaaaaaaaaatacatgaatTTCAAAAAGATATACATACATACCTGTAGAATCAGGTGAAACATTGTTGGAGGAGGTTTCTATGTCAGCCATTGGAAGTAACAAGATATAAAAGAAGATGAATGAATTAGGTCTGAATCTTGTATATTATTAAGATTAATTTGCAGAATGAGGAAATGATTGAGTGGGACATTAATATATATAGAGGAAGTCAAATCCTAATATAAAGTGCAACTAGAAAATTAGATTCTAGAAGGTTTGTAGAAATGAAAAAGAATTTGGGAGGAGCTGTAGAAAGTAAAATAGAGAGAAGAAGGGTAGCTGAACACATGGTGGTGTACAAATTTGGTCTAACTTTTGTTGGTAGTTGGCAATTAGTGTTAGTTAGATAAGTGGATTTTTGTTGTGGATGTATGATGACATGGCAAGTCTATCTTGGGAATAAGTTAGATGCTCACTCAGTTActcacatttatttatttatttatttattttatttatttatcaaagaGATTATCATGGTAAATTGGAGGGTTGTAAGTAACTCTTGTGTAAACCATCTAAAATAAATCGAGTTATTAATATACTTTAGTGGAAAAAAACTCAACtttggtttatttttatttgCTATATGTATTTGTAGAAACTGAGAAATTGAGgattatgttatatatatatatatatatatatatatatatatatatatatatatatatatatatatatatatatatatatatatatatatatatatatatattatttaaatgagaAATGTGTTTGATAATTAGTTTTAATGATCAATGTATTATTTTAAGTGTTTAAAAGGACTGTATTTCTGTCATTAACGTCACCCTGAGTTTTAGAAAAGACATTTCACTGAAGAATGTATGAGATGTACATTGAGTTGTTTTGGAGACGTGttccaaaataaattttgaaaaaatatagggCTCAACTCAATTAAGGAAGAGATATGGTAAGTATGCGGGTTTTACATTCTCAAAAACTAAAAATGATGAACAAATTTGTAAATGCCCACGTCTGGCAAAAATCTTATAAAAGAAAGTGAGAGAGAGCATAGATATTATTAGAAATGCGAATCTAAAATTTTATGTCGTtcgattaaattatattaaactaGATGATCGGGTgctaaaaatttttaaaaatatcctAACACCTTCATTTACAAATTAAAAAGTTAACCATATAAACATAATCTCGTCCGATCATCAATTTGTAGTACACTTTTATTTTAGAAATTGATACTTAGGTGACGGTAACCCAAGTCTAGAACGGGAGGATGTCTGCGTTTtctaatccctaatttttgcccctTTCTACTTTCCAATGGATTTCGATGCTCTTTTTCCTGAAATCAACCCGGTTCCTTCTGTTCCTGTTAATCCTCCTGCCTCTTTGGCCGCGAATCTCCAAAAATAACCACCTGTGAAATCTTTTGCACAAGTTCTGAGAGGAGTCTGTGATATCCCTGTTTCACAGTTGCCTCATCCGATCATCAAAGGTGATAGACCTTCTATTACCATTCCTGAAGATGAATATAAAGCCGGTCTTGACGAATGTAAGAACAACCTTCATGGTAGAGTCTTGTGGCCAAAGGGTTCTACTCTGCTCACGGTTGCTGCAATGCGCAAGAAGCTCTCTTCTCTCTGGCCCAATCTGAAAAACTGGGGAGTTCTTTCTCTGGGCAAGGGATATTATGAATTTACTTTTGCTAACACTGAGGATATGCGCAGTGTTAGAGCGTGTGGATCTATCAGCTTAAGTCCAGGTACTTTAAAGCTTTTTGCTTGGACTAGAGACTTTAACCCAGCCTCACAAAATAATACCACTGCTCAAGTTTGGGTTAGGTTTTTCATATTGTCTCAAGAATACTGGCGTCCCCGGATTCTTTTTGCCATAGCGAGTTGTGTCAGAACCCCCATATGTATTGATGCTGCTTCTGCGAAACCAAGGATGGACCGTACGTTTGGGCATTTTGTTAGAGTTCTTATCGATATGGACATATCTTCACCTCTGAATCATAATGTTTTAGTGGAGAGGGAAGGTTTTGCTTTCTTTGCTGATATAGAGTATGAAAATCTTCCTGAGTTTTGTAGCCATTGTAAGAAACAGGTTCATTCTGTACATGATTGCAAGCTGCTGCGAAAACACGATAATAATTCTACTTCAAAAACTCATGATCCTCTGCCGAAGCTGGTTTCGAAGCCTCCTACTGTTGTAGCCCACTCTGATGAGAACACAGATCCTGTTGGGGAAAAAGTCGATGCTCCAAATACTCTTGTTAATAACATAGAAACAGATGTTGGTCTGGTGGATGTCACAGTTttagatgctgaagttgagggcAGAATCCTCTCCCTGTCCTTGAACCTGTTACTGATAATCCTAATAAAAATGTGGTGGTTAGTAGCTCTCTTAATTATATTGCTCATCCCCCCGATGATACTAACTCTCCTGAATCCGAATTTGTCGAGGCCACTCAGGCTTTAGGTGCTCCTATCAATGAAGCTTTTTTGCAGAATTCATGGGACAATATTGCTGAGTTACCCGATGGTGCTTTCTCTACTGCAATAGCTAATCTCCAGCAGAAACATGGTACGAGGTCAAAGAAGAAACACTCCACTAGGTCTCAAGCAGGACCAAATAAATCGTCTCTATGAAGTGCCTTTTTTGGAACATTCGACGCGTGGCTAATGTCTCCTCCAGATTAGCCTTAAAGCGTTTAATTAAATTACACAATCCTGACTTTCTTTTTATTGCTGAACCTAAGATCGAGTTTGCTAAGTTTCCTCATAACTGGCTGGCTCGTTTGGGTCTTAAGTTGTTTTCCTCTAATAGCAGGGACCTACCCTCTCTCTGGTGTATTTGCAAAGATGATCTCAACCCAAAAACTATCTCTGTTTCTGATCAATTCATAGCTTTTGAAATCATTTTGGACGATTGTTTAATGGCTTTTGCGGCTATCTATGCCTCTACAAATCTGTACAAAAGGAAGGAGCTTTGGAAAGACCTCTCTGATATTCAATCTTCTCATCCTCTTCCCTGGGCTTTTCTTGGAGATTTTAACGCGATCATTGGGGCGCATGAGCATCGGGGCAGGAATCTCCCAGCAAAGAGACCTATTCTTGATTTCCAGCAATGGACGGATTGTAACAGTTTAATTCATTTCCCTACCTCTGGTGCTAAATTCACTTGGTCCAACAAAAGAGACTCTCCTTTTTCTGTTGAGAGGAGACTTGATCGTTGCATTGGTAATTCCTCTTGGATTGATGTTTGCAATTGTACTTCTGTCTCCACTCTCCCCAAAGTTTGTTCTGGCCATCATCCAATTCTTTTGGAATTTCACATCAATTCTGTGAGAACGGTGTCCCAATTTAAATTCTTAAGTGATTGGGCTCTCCATGACAATTGCAGATTGGTGGTTGAGAACGCTTGGTCCCAAAAAATTGTCGGTTGTCCCATGTTTATTCTCTCTAAAAAGCTCCAGCTGTTAAAAAAAGATCTTAAAGGTTGGAACAAAAACATTTTTGGAAATATCTCCGAGAATTTCAAGAAAGAGGAAGTGGCTTTGAATTGTATTCAACACCAAATTCAGCTCAACGGATCTACTGGTACTCTTAAAAATCAGGAATTGGAGGCTCAATCCAATTTGTCCAAAGCTCTTGCCATGGAGGAGGACTTTTGGAGGAGTAAATCCAAAGTCAAGTGGAGTACGGATGGTGATCGGAATACGGCATTTTTTCACCGCATGACCAAAATTAAACAACATTTCAGGCCTATCTCCATGCTTACTAATGGAGTCAATGTCCTTACTGATCCAGCAACAATTGCTTCCCATACagtaaattattttgaaaatctctTTTCATCTAACTCTACTGTTTTGCAGGATAATAATCTTGTGGACTCTACCATACCTTCTTTGGTGGACGAGGCGACAAACCGTATTATTACTGCCATCCCATCTCTAGAAGAATTTCAGTAGCTGTTTTCAATCTCAATGGTAATAGTGCGCCGGGGCCAGATGGGTTTGGAGCGGTGTTTTTTCATAAGTATTGGGATATCGTTAAGCAGGATGTATCAAATGCGGTCATCCAATTCTTTTCTTCAGGTTGGATCCTTCCGGGCTTCAACGCTAATGCTATTGTGCTTATTCCTAAGACCAAAGGGGCTGATTCTTTAGAGTTGTTTCGTCCTATTGCGGTTTCAAACTTTAAATTCAAGATCATCTCCAAAGTTCTTGCGGATAGACTTGCCTCCATTATGCCGTTGTTGGTTTCACAAGAGCAACGTGGTTTTATTCATGGTAGGCATATCCATGATTGTATTGGCTTGGCTTCTGAGGCGATTAATCTCCTAGACTCCAAGACTTGGTGTGGGAACATTGCGCTAAAGATGGACATTTCCAAAGCTTTCGACACTCTAGACTGGAGTTTCTTAATTAAAGTTCTGCAGAATTTGGTTTTAATTCTACTTTCTGCTCTTGGATTCATAGTATTCTTCACTCTGCCCATCTCTCGGTCAATGTTAACGATGCGCTCAACGGTTATTTCTCTTGCTCTCGTGGCGTCCGTCAAGGTGATCCTTTATCTCCGCTTCTTTTTTGTCTGGCGGAAGAAGTTATAAGCAGGAAACTATCTCTCTTTGTCTCCTCAAAGAAGATTGATATCATTAAAGGCCCGAACAATATCGCTGTTCCGTCTCATTTGCTATATGCTGATGATGTCCTCATTTTCTGCAAAGGAAAAATCTCCAACATCAAAACCATCCTCTCTATGCTTGAAGATTATGCGGCTGTTTCGAGACAACGTATCAATTGCAATAAATCTTTCATTTTCGGCGGTGCAATGTCCTCATCAAGGATGAACATTCTGGCAGCGCTGACGGGTTTCAAGATAGGCTCTTTTCCCTTTGTTTACCTTGGTGTTCCTCTTTTCAAAGGTAAACCCAAGGCGGTTTTCTTACGTCCCATTGCGGATAAAATTATTACCAAATTGGCTTCTTGGAAGGGCTCGCTTCTTTCTTTTGCCGGTAGAGTGGAGCTTGTTAAATCGGTCGTCCAAAGTATGCTCCTCCATAGTATGGCTATTTATGATTGGCCTTTATCTCTTGTTAGGGATATTGAGTGTGCGATAAAACGGTTTATTTGGAGCGGCGATATCTCTAAGAACAAAGTTGTTACTGTGGCTTGGAATAATATGTGTCTTCCCTTTGATGAGGGAGGTCTTGGCATAAGATCTATTGTTCACCTTAATGCAGCTTTCAATCTTAAACTGGCTTGGGATCTTTTCCAATCTAATTGTTCCTGGGCTGTTTTGCTGAGACAGAGAGTTTTTCAGAATGGCAAAATAATTAGACATCACATATTCTCCTCAATTTGGTCCAGTCTCAAATCGGAGCTGCATTTTGTTCTGGAAAATTTCTCTTGGTGTTTAGGTGATGGTACTAAGATTAGGCTTTGGTTTGACAAGTGGTGTGGTGAGCCTTTGCATTTCGAGATGGATGACCCGAGCGCAATTGTGGATCAACCGGTGAGTTCTATTATTGTTAATGGTTGTTGGGATTTTTCTAATTCCGCCACCCCCATTCCTTCTCATCTTCAGCAGCGTATTCAGGATTGCAGTATCCATGTTGTTCCTATTTCCGATGCTAAAGTTTGGCCGTCGTCGGCTAATGGTGATCTCTCCCTTAAAGGTGCTTTTGAGCTTAAGAGATTAAAAGGGAATCATAAGGATTGGTGGCGGTGGATATGGTCTAAATCCATTCCTCCGTCAAAGTCGACTTTGATGTGGAAGCTCCTTCAAAATAAGATTCCAACAGATGACCAATGGAAAAAGTGGAATTTCTTTCTTCCGTCTCGTTGTGACTTGTGCAAAGCGTCGGAAGAAAATTTGCAGCATCTTTTTTTCGATTGCAAGTTTGCAGTTAAGCTTTGGAAGTGGCTTGGCAGTCAGCTCAACTTTCGATTGCCGGTTCGAGATTGGGATACTATTCGTGATATAATGGTTATGAAAGCTACGGGACAGAGCAGGATTACTTGTATTGCTGCTGTCATTTTTACATTTGATGCTATCTGGAACTCTCGCAATAAGGTAAGATTTCAGAATATTATTCCTAGTTTTACTGCCTCAGTCTTTGGCATTCTGGACTCTGCTTCTATCGCGGGCAGTAGTGCTGCTGCTTCTTATATAAACATGCAGGATTTTGTTCTTCTTAAAAACTTCCGGGTTTCTATTCGCCCCCCTAAAGCCCCCAATATTATTGAGGTCATTTGGATGCCTCCTCCCAACAATTGGATCAAATTCAATTGCGACGGAGATGTTTCTTCTGGTATGTCGGCGTGTGGTGGTATAGCGAGAAATGGTGATGGTGGCTTTGTGGCAGCTTTTGCCTCTCGGTTGGATAACTCCAATTCTCTCATGGCCGAACTCTCAGGAGCGATGTTTGCTATAGAGTTCGCCTATGAGAaaaattggaataatatttggttGGAAACTAACTCTACGGCTGTGGTCAAGGCTTTTAAGTCTCCTTCTTTGGTGTCGTGGCAGTTTAGAAATAGATGGACTAATTGTATAAAGATAACCGCTAATTGGAACTTTATGGTCTCCCACATATCTAGGGAAGGCAATAGCTGTGCAGATGGGTTTGCTAACATAGGCCTTAGTCTCTCTGATACTTCTTTTTTCAGTTCCGTTCCTGTTAGCTTAAGAGCGGATTTTGTAAAGAATCGGCTAGGCTTGCCATTTTTTAGGTTTTCTGTTTCTTGATAGGGTTTTGGTTGATGTCCCCCCTATCCTTTTGTATCAATTTTCGTTTCTTCTATATaacatcatttaaaaaaaaattagaaattaaattatttgacttttattttttggTCATGCGATTCAATCAATAATCACATGGTTCAACTAACGACTCCAAACTTTGACTTCAAATCGACTGACTGATTCAATTTttgaaacattaaatgtaaatgcaaataattaaattttacaaCAAAAATGAGTACTCCTCATTTCAATTCAAAACTCTGATATCACTTATTATTGGAGTTTTCAACAACGCTAAAAACAATATACCAATCTTTCAAGATTACAATTTACATAAAGATTTTGAGATTTGCGATATTTTGTCTAACTATATTCGATTTGAGATTTAACAAGAAAATTTCTTTGACTACCTCCCAACCTtttagtccacctctggtgaaaaacccaaactacccctgacttcggaaatgcatttccgaaatgcaagaaaaaggtgttttcggagatgcatctccgaaagcgccttttttttttgaaaaaattgtcttatttcggaagttcatttccaaaaacaacatttcggaagttcatttccgaaatactgcgcgttttgcagattaagcaaaacaaccctcctcccccaattcatttaccctaatcttcttccaaactcaaccccaaagagatttttctgcaaaccacttccaagctacatcaaaggctccatctacttgctctactacattcaaaagtcctccaatctattcaatcggtaagcattttgattttaagatctatgattaaaatttatattagggtgtttacaaatagcaaaaaatgtattaggttaggtttgtactgatatttaggatgtttagaatgtgtagacataggtttgatttaggattttggggtctgccattggaggttgcagggaacttctgcgcaggggtgtttcggaagttcatttccgaaaacacctccattcccaatttcggaaatgaacttccgaattgtttcagaagtgcaatttttttagttttttatattgtctcgcatattaatcgatttcaactgtttacaggaacatgtcaggcaaccaaccagcacgcatcagacagggtagagagacccagagtgcttcggctagacgcgagcgggcggcggcgcagctggcatcgacacagggacgggggcagggccgtagacgacgtgtgcgagttcccgtggagatgggcgAGGGTACCTcctcatctggatctaggagtaggctggctcgggtatcttcttccctccagcgagaggaggatgaggaggaggaggaggacgtGGCAGTGCTaggcggagggggtaccggatgttgaccctccacccggggaggaggatga contains:
- the LOC131601742 gene encoding MYB-like transcription factor ETC1, which encodes MADIETSSNNVSPDSTDQQSSTGSNVEFSENEEMLITMVYNLVGERWSLIAGRIPGRTTEEIEKYWNSRYSTSE